One segment of Campylobacter hominis ATCC BAA-381 DNA contains the following:
- a CDS encoding 50S ribosomal protein L23 — MADITDIKTILYTEKTLNLQEGGMVVIQTSPKMTKTSLKAVLKEYFGFTPLKINSLRIDGKVKRFRGRLGVRDNFKKFYVKLPEGVSLENVGA, encoded by the coding sequence ATGGCAGATATAACTGATATCAAAACAATTCTTTATACGGAAAAAACTCTTAATTTACAAGAAGGCGGTATGGTCGTCATCCAAACTAGCCCAAAAATGACAAAGACAAGCCTAAAAGCTGTTTTAAAAGAGTATTTCGGTTTTACTCCGTTAAAAATAAATTCGTTAAGAATTGACGGTAAAGTAAAAAGATTTAGAGGAAGACTTGGCGTTAGAGATAATTTCAAGAAATTTTATGTTAAGCTTCCTGAAGGCGTCAGCCTAGAAAACGTGGGGGCATAA
- the rplB gene encoding 50S ribosomal protein L2 gives MAIKSYKPYTKSRRYMTGLSSDDITAKASVKSLLVKIPASLGRNNNGRITSRHKEAGAKKLYRIIDFKRTKFGIPAKVEAIEYDPNRNCRIALLNYADGEKRYIIQPNELNVGDVISSAESGLDIKPGNAMKIKNIPVGTIIHAIELKPGKGAQLARSAGGYAQLMGREEKYVILRLPSGEMRKVLGECMATIGVVGNEEWANISLGKAGRNRYLGVRPQTRGSAMNPVDHPHGGGEGKTGPGRQPVTPWGQPTKGLKTRHKKASDKLIISRKKGK, from the coding sequence ATGGCAATAAAATCATATAAACCTTACACTAAAAGCAGAAGATATATGACAGGATTAAGCAGTGATGATATTACTGCAAAAGCAAGTGTAAAATCGCTTCTTGTTAAAATTCCTGCTAGTTTGGGTAGAAATAATAATGGTAGAATCACAAGTAGACATAAAGAAGCCGGTGCAAAAAAACTATACAGAATTATAGATTTTAAACGCACAAAATTTGGAATTCCCGCAAAAGTAGAAGCAATAGAATATGATCCGAATAGAAATTGCAGAATTGCACTTTTAAATTATGCTGACGGCGAGAAAAGATATATCATACAACCAAATGAGTTAAATGTAGGCGATGTAATCAGTTCTGCCGAAAGCGGACTTGATATAAAACCGGGCAATGCAATGAAAATTAAAAACATTCCTGTTGGAACAATTATTCACGCAATTGAGCTAAAACCAGGAAAAGGTGCACAATTAGCAAGATCAGCAGGTGGTTATGCTCAACTTATGGGTAGAGAAGAAAAATATGTCATTTTGCGTTTACCAAGCGGAGAGATGAGAAAAGTGCTTGGTGAATGTATGGCTACAATAGGCGTTGTCGGAAATGAAGAGTGGGCTAATATCTCGCTTGGCAAAGCAGGACGCAATAGATATTTAGGTGTTCGTCCGCAAACCAGAGGAAGTGCTATGAACCCTGTAGATCACCCACACGGTGGTGGTGAAGGTAAAACTGGTCCTGGAAGACAACCTGTAACTCCATGGGGTCAACCGACAAAAGGCTTAAAAACTCGTCATAAAAAGGCAAGTGATAAGCTTATAATTTCAAGAAAGAAAGGTAAATAA
- the rpsS gene encoding 30S ribosomal protein S19: MARSLKKGPFVDEYIIKKVIAAKKAKDNKPIKTWSRRSTITPEMIGLTFNVHNGKSFIPVYVTEHHIGYKLGEFAPTRTFKGHRGSVQKKIGK; encoded by the coding sequence ATGGCAAGGTCTCTTAAAAAAGGTCCATTTGTAGATGAATATATAATAAAAAAAGTCATTGCCGCTAAAAAAGCAAAAGACAATAAGCCTATTAAGACTTGGTCAAGAAGAAGTACCATAACTCCTGAAATGATAGGTTTGACATTTAATGTTCATAATGGAAAAAGTTTTATTCCTGTCTATGTGACAGAACATCATATAGGTTATAAATTAGGTGAGTTTGCTCCAACAAGAACTTTTAAAGGCCACCGTGGCTCTGTTCAAAAGAAAATCGGTAAATAA
- the rpsC gene encoding 30S ribosomal protein S3, which translates to MGQKVNPIGLRLGINRNWESRWFPVKSAIPENISEDYKIRKFLKAKLYYAGINQILIERTAKKLRVTIVAARPGVIIGKKGSEIENLKNEVVALLKKDVTINIKEERRPGSSAQLAAENVAMQLEKRVAFRRAMKKVIQSAQKAGAKGIKISVAGRLGGAEMARTEWYLEGRVPLHTLRAKIDYGFAEAHTTYGNIGVKVWIFKGEVLQKGIQAEKTDEAPKKSRRSRRGR; encoded by the coding sequence ATGGGACAAAAAGTTAATCCAATCGGCCTAAGATTAGGTATAAATAGAAACTGGGAATCAAGATGGTTTCCTGTAAAATCAGCTATTCCTGAAAATATAAGCGAAGATTATAAAATTCGCAAATTTTTAAAAGCAAAACTTTATTATGCCGGAATCAATCAAATTTTGATTGAAAGAACTGCAAAAAAACTTCGTGTAACAATAGTTGCTGCAAGACCTGGTGTAATTATCGGTAAAAAAGGTAGCGAAATAGAAAACCTAAAAAATGAAGTTGTTGCTCTATTAAAAAAAGATGTAACTATAAATATAAAAGAAGAAAGAAGACCTGGAAGTTCAGCTCAACTTGCAGCCGAAAATGTTGCTATGCAACTTGAAAAACGTGTAGCTTTCAGACGCGCTATGAAAAAAGTAATTCAAAGTGCGCAAAAAGCAGGTGCAAAAGGTATTAAAATTTCAGTTGCAGGCAGACTCGGCGGAGCTGAAATGGCAAGAACAGAATGGTATTTGGAAGGTCGTGTTCCACTTCATACTTTAAGAGCAAAAATTGATTACGGATTTGCGGAAGCTCATACTACTTACGGTAATATCGGTGTAAAAGTATGGATTTTCAAAGGCGAAGTTTTACAAAAAGGTATTCAAGCCGAAAAAACAGACGAAGCGCCTAAAAAATCACGCAGATCAAGAAGGGGTAGATAA
- the rplP gene encoding 50S ribosomal protein L16 produces the protein MLMPKKTKYSKMMKGRNRGYAVRGIKLNFGDYGIKAVEAGRINSNQIEAARIAMTRYVNREAKVWINVFPDKPLTKKPLQTRMGKGKTGVEEWVMNIKPGRIIFELTGVNEDVARRALELSMHKLPFKTKIVTRESENEIY, from the coding sequence ATGTTAATGCCAAAGAAAACAAAATATAGTAAAATGATGAAAGGTCGCAATCGCGGCTATGCAGTAAGAGGAATAAAATTAAATTTCGGTGATTACGGTATTAAAGCCGTTGAAGCCGGACGTATAAATTCAAACCAAATTGAAGCTGCTCGTATTGCAATGACTCGTTATGTAAATAGGGAAGCAAAGGTTTGGATAAATGTATTTCCTGATAAACCGCTTACTAAAAAGCCTCTTCAAACTCGTATGGGTAAAGGTAAAACAGGCGTAGAAGAGTGGGTAATGAATATAAAACCGGGCAGAATCATTTTTGAATTGACAGGCGTCAACGAAGATGTAGCTCGCAGAGCGCTTGAACTCTCTATGCATAAATTACCATTTAAAACAAAAATCGTAACAAGGGAAAGCGAAAATGAAATATACTGA
- the rpmC gene encoding 50S ribosomal protein L29 gives MKYTELNGKSVEELNSLLKEKKLLLFNLKQKLKTMQLTNPKEISIVKKDIAKINTAINATK, from the coding sequence ATGAAATATACTGAGTTAAATGGCAAAAGCGTAGAAGAGCTTAATAGTTTATTGAAAGAAAAAAAGTTGCTTTTGTTTAATCTTAAACAAAAGTTGAAAACTATGCAATTGACAAATCCAAAAGAGATCAGCATAGTAAAAAAAGATATTGCGAAAATCAATACCGCTATAAATGCAACTAAATAA
- the rpsQ gene encoding 30S ribosomal protein S17 gives MAFKREIHGLVVKKAGDKTATILVERRVMHPRYRKFVKKFKKYLVHDEKNAVKIGDTISAVECRPLSAKKSFRLKAVLKAGVE, from the coding sequence ATGGCATTTAAAAGAGAAATTCACGGATTAGTTGTAAAAAAAGCAGGTGATAAAACCGCAACGATTTTAGTAGAAAGACGCGTTATGCACCCAAGATATCGCAAATTTGTTAAAAAATTTAAAAAATATCTTGTTCATGATGAAAAAAATGCAGTAAAAATAGGCGATACAATTTCAGCTGTCGAGTGTAGACCGCTAAGTGCTAAAAAATCATTTCGCCTAAAAGCAGTTTTAAAAGCGGGAGTTGAATAA
- the rplN gene encoding 50S ribosomal protein L14, protein MIQSFTRLAVADNSGAKELMCIKILGGSKRRYATVGDIIVCSVKKALPNGKIKRGQVVKAVVVRTKKELHRGNGSLIRFDENAAVVLDSKKELIGTRIFGPVGREVRYNGFMKIVSLAPEVL, encoded by the coding sequence ATGATACAAAGTTTTACAAGACTTGCAGTCGCTGATAATAGTGGCGCAAAAGAGCTTATGTGCATCAAAATTCTTGGTGGCAGCAAAAGAAGATATGCAACGGTAGGCGATATTATCGTTTGTTCCGTCAAAAAGGCACTTCCAAACGGTAAAATAAAAAGAGGTCAAGTAGTAAAAGCGGTAGTTGTCCGCACTAAAAAAGAGCTTCATAGAGGCAACGGTTCGCTTATTAGATTTGATGAAAACGCGGCTGTTGTTTTGGATAGCAAAAAAGAACTTATTGGTACTCGTATTTTTGGTCCAGTTGGTCGTGAAGTAAGATACAACGGATTTATGAAGATTGTATCTTTGGCACCGGAGGTTTTATAA
- the rplX gene encoding 50S ribosomal protein L24: protein MMAKFKIKKGDDVKIITGDDKGKIGKVLSVLPKKSQVIVEGCKIAKKAIKPSEKNPKGGFINKEMPMDISNVALVEG, encoded by the coding sequence ATAATGGCAAAATTTAAGATAAAAAAAGGTGATGATGTAAAAATTATCACAGGAGATGATAAAGGCAAGATAGGAAAAGTTTTGTCTGTTTTACCTAAAAAATCACAAGTTATAGTCGAGGGTTGTAAAATAGCTAAAAAAGCTATAAAGCCTAGTGAAAAAAATCCAAAGGGCGGTTTTATAAATAAAGAGATGCCTATGGATATATCAAATGTCGCATTAGTTGAGGGTTAA
- the rplE gene encoding 50S ribosomal protein L5 produces the protein MNRLKQLYENSIKPAIVKEFDIKNSMLIPKLDKIVISVGVGESSKDEKILQNMADTISLIAGQKAVITNAKKSIAGFKVREGFPVGIKVTLRKDNMFVFLDKLVSIALPRVKDFRGLSRDGFDGRGNYNFGLDEQLMFPEVEYDKILKTHGMNITIVTTANSDKEAFKLLELFGVPFAKGK, from the coding sequence ATGAATAGATTAAAACAATTGTATGAAAACAGCATTAAACCTGCTATTGTAAAGGAATTTGATATAAAAAATTCTATGCTTATACCAAAACTTGATAAGATTGTTATCAGTGTTGGTGTCGGTGAATCAAGTAAAGATGAAAAAATATTACAAAATATGGCTGACACCATTTCGTTGATAGCAGGACAAAAAGCAGTTATTACTAATGCTAAAAAATCAATCGCCGGTTTTAAAGTGCGTGAAGGTTTTCCTGTAGGTATAAAAGTAACGCTGAGAAAAGATAATATGTTTGTATTTTTAGACAAACTTGTTTCTATAGCGCTTCCAAGAGTGAAAGATTTTCGCGGTTTAAGTAGAGACGGATTTGATGGAAGAGGAAACTATAATTTTGGTCTTGATGAACAATTGATGTTTCCTGAAGTTGAGTATGATAAAATTTTAAAAACTCATGGTATGAATATTACTATTGTAACAACTGCAAATAGTGATAAAGAGGCATTCAAATTGTTGGAACTTTTTGGCGTGCCTTTTGCAAAAGGAAAGTAA
- a CDS encoding type Z 30S ribosomal protein S14 — protein MAKKSMIAKANRPAKFSSRAYTRCKICGRPHSVYRDFGICRVCLRKLANEGLIPGLKKASW, from the coding sequence ATGGCAAAAAAATCAATGATAGCTAAAGCTAATCGCCCTGCAAAATTTAGCTCACGCGCATATACAAGATGTAAAATTTGCGGTCGTCCGCACTCTGTTTATAGAGATTTTGGAATTTGTCGTGTATGTCTTCGAAAATTGGCTAACGAAGGACTTATTCCAGGGCTAAAAAAAGCAAGTTGGTAA
- the rpsH gene encoding 30S ribosomal protein S8 — translation MLNDLISDGLTRIRNASMRRLDTTKLLHSNVVESVLKILAEKGYIESYNLIEEDNKKFINVVLKYNEHGKSAINEITKISKPGRRIYQTKDEIKRFKNGYGTVIVSTSKGVMSGIEASKAGVGGEVLCTVW, via the coding sequence ATGTTAAATGATTTAATTTCGGATGGACTAACTCGTATAAGAAACGCTTCTATGAGAAGACTTGACACTACTAAACTACTTCATTCAAATGTAGTTGAGTCAGTTCTTAAAATTTTAGCTGAAAAAGGTTATATAGAAAGTTATAATCTTATAGAAGAGGACAATAAAAAATTCATCAACGTAGTTCTAAAATATAATGAACACGGCAAAAGTGCGATAAATGAAATAACAAAAATTTCAAAACCTGGAAGAAGAATTTATCAAACTAAAGATGAAATAAAAAGATTTAAAAACGGCTACGGAACAGTCATTGTTTCTACAAGCAAAGGTGTTATGAGCGGTATAGAAGCAAGCAAAGCCGGTGTTGGCGGCGAAGTGCTTTGCACCGTTTGGTAA
- the rplF gene encoding 50S ribosomal protein L6, with protein MSRIGKKPVAIPSGIEVKVDGNVLKFKKGNAQKELDTKNHVDVKVEDGKVEFSPKGEDRQSMAFWGTYRALAHNIVVGLTDGFSKQLEINGVGYKAAMKGKILELTLGYSHLVNYEVPDGIEISVDKNVITIKGTDKQQVGQVAAIIRDFRAPEPYKGKGVKYLEEHIIRKAGKTAKK; from the coding sequence ATGTCAAGAATAGGAAAAAAACCTGTCGCTATTCCAAGCGGCATTGAGGTTAAAGTTGATGGTAATGTGCTAAAATTTAAAAAAGGTAACGCACAAAAAGAGCTTGATACTAAAAATCATGTAGATGTAAAAGTTGAAGATGGCAAAGTTGAATTTTCACCAAAAGGTGAAGATAGACAAAGCATGGCTTTTTGGGGAACTTATAGAGCTTTAGCACATAATATTGTGGTGGGCTTAACAGATGGTTTTAGCAAACAACTTGAAATAAACGGTGTCGGTTATAAAGCTGCAATGAAAGGTAAAATTCTAGAGCTTACACTTGGATATTCTCATCTTGTAAATTATGAAGTTCCTGATGGAATAGAAATTTCAGTTGATAAAAATGTTATCACAATTAAAGGTACAGATAAACAACAAGTAGGTCAAGTAGCGGCAATTATTAGAGATTTCAGAGCACCTGAACCATATAAAGGCAAAGGCGTAAAATATCTTGAAGAGCATATTATCCGCAAAGCCGGAAAAACAGCTAAGAAATAA
- the rplR gene encoding 50S ribosomal protein L18 produces MTANTLKRKISLRIKRKRKIRANISGSAVCPRISIFKSNRTIYAQAIDDTNSKTLCASSGTALKIKANKDGAAILAKDFAEKLKAAKISEAIFDRNGYLYHGVVAAFADALRKNGIKL; encoded by the coding sequence ATGACAGCAAATACATTAAAAAGAAAAATTTCTTTAAGAATTAAAAGAAAAAGAAAAATTAGAGCAAATATCTCAGGTTCTGCTGTTTGCCCACGCATTTCTATTTTTAAATCAAATAGAACAATCTATGCTCAAGCAATTGATGATACAAACAGCAAAACTTTATGTGCAAGCAGCGGAACAGCTTTGAAAATAAAAGCAAATAAAGATGGTGCCGCAATTTTAGCAAAAGATTTTGCCGAAAAACTAAAAGCGGCTAAAATTTCAGAAGCAATTTTTGATAGAAACGGTTATTTATATCATGGTGTAGTTGCAGCTTTTGCTGACGCGCTAAGAAAAAACGGTATAAAATTATAA
- the rpsE gene encoding 30S ribosomal protein S5 yields the protein MKYNREEFEEVIVNIGRVTKVVKGGRKFRFTALVVVGNRKGLVGYGFGKSKEVPDAIKKAVDDAFKNIIDVKLNGSTIAHDIEVKYNASKILLKPASEGTGVIAGGSVRPVLELVGIKDILTKSLGSNNSSNVVRATIKALSMLKN from the coding sequence ATGAAATATAATAGAGAAGAATTTGAAGAAGTAATCGTTAATATCGGTAGAGTTACTAAAGTCGTAAAAGGTGGTAGAAAATTCAGATTTACCGCTTTGGTAGTTGTAGGAAACAGAAAAGGTCTTGTAGGCTATGGTTTTGGAAAATCAAAAGAGGTTCCTGATGCAATTAAAAAAGCTGTAGATGATGCTTTTAAAAATATTATTGATGTAAAATTAAATGGTTCTACAATTGCACATGATATTGAAGTAAAATATAATGCAAGTAAAATTTTATTAAAACCTGCCAGCGAAGGAACGGGCGTTATAGCGGGCGGTTCTGTTCGTCCTGTTTTAGAGCTTGTCGGAATAAAAGACATTCTAACAAAATCTCTTGGTTCAAATAACTCATCAAACGTTGTAAGAGCTACAATTAAAGCTCTTAGTATGTTAAAAAATTAA
- the rplO gene encoding 50S ribosomal protein L15 produces MGLENLQKAPGSTSKTKRIGRGQGSGWGKTATKGGKGQTARKGYNEKRGFEGGQQPLQRRLPKVGFNSKFEKPYAINVEKISAIKDLSEITFESILSVHKFPSSTKKIKLIGAGAKELASKIKDENIKTSGLK; encoded by the coding sequence ATGGGATTAGAAAATTTACAAAAAGCACCGGGCTCAACCAGTAAAACCAAAAGAATTGGTCGCGGTCAAGGTAGCGGTTGGGGCAAAACAGCTACAAAAGGTGGCAAAGGTCAAACAGCAAGAAAAGGTTATAATGAAAAGCGCGGATTCGAAGGCGGACAACAACCGCTTCAAAGACGCTTGCCAAAAGTTGGATTTAATTCAAAATTTGAAAAACCTTATGCTATAAATGTAGAGAAAATTTCAGCTATTAAAGATTTATCTGAAATCACATTCGAAAGCATTTTATCAGTGCATAAATTTCCAAGCAGCACAAAAAAAATTAAACTAATAGGCGCAGGCGCGAAAGAACTTGCTTCTAAAATCAAAGATGAGAATATAAAAACAAGCGGATTAAAATAA
- the secY gene encoding preprotein translocase subunit SecY, which produces MNKTLMTKILITLGFLFAYRLLAYVPVPGVNVDVIKEFFDSNAGNALGMFNMFSGKAAERLSVISLGIMPYITASIIMELLAATFPNLGKLKKERDGMQKYMQIIRYTTIGITVVQAIGVSIGLQGLTGRTGASAIMTENTNEFIFISCISMLVGTMLLMWIGEQITQRGIGQGISLIIFAGIVSGIPSAIGGTVNLLNTSEMNFIVLAFVILIILVTIGVIIYVEMAERRVPISYSRKIIMQNQNKRIMNYIPIKINLSGVIPPIFASAILMFPGTILQTSTNPFIQKINDFLSPQGYFFNFIQFLLVVFFAYFYASIAFNSKDISENLKKQGGFIPGVRPGEHTSTFLNDVASRLTFWGSIYLGMVTVVPWLLTKFLGVPFYFGGTSVLIVVSVALDTMRRIEAQIYMNKYKTLSAIGL; this is translated from the coding sequence ATGAATAAAACATTGATGACAAAAATTCTAATTACTTTGGGATTTTTGTTCGCTTATAGATTGCTTGCTTATGTTCCTGTTCCAGGTGTCAATGTAGATGTAATCAAAGAATTTTTTGATTCTAATGCAGGAAATGCACTTGGAATGTTTAATATGTTTAGCGGAAAGGCTGCCGAGCGACTTAGTGTAATTTCGCTTGGCATTATGCCTTATATTACCGCTTCGATTATTATGGAACTTTTGGCGGCAACTTTTCCAAATTTAGGTAAACTGAAAAAAGAGCGTGACGGTATGCAAAAATATATGCAAATAATTCGTTACACAACTATTGGAATTACAGTTGTTCAAGCAATCGGTGTAAGCATTGGTTTACAAGGATTAACAGGTAGAACTGGTGCTTCTGCTATTATGACGGAAAATACAAATGAGTTTATATTCATTTCATGTATTTCTATGCTTGTAGGAACAATGCTTTTAATGTGGATCGGCGAGCAAATCACTCAAAGAGGAATAGGGCAAGGTATAAGTTTAATAATTTTTGCAGGTATTGTAAGCGGAATTCCAAGTGCAATCGGCGGAACCGTAAATTTATTAAATACCAGCGAAATGAATTTTATAGTTTTAGCTTTTGTTATACTTATAATTTTAGTGACAATCGGTGTTATTATTTATGTGGAAATGGCTGAACGTCGTGTGCCTATTTCATATTCCCGCAAGATTATTATGCAAAATCAAAACAAAAGAATAATGAACTACATTCCTATCAAAATCAATCTTAGCGGTGTTATTCCGCCTATTTTTGCAAGTGCGATTTTGATGTTTCCAGGAACTATCCTACAAACCAGCACAAATCCGTTTATTCAAAAAATAAATGATTTTTTAAGTCCACAAGGATATTTTTTCAATTTTATACAATTTTTATTAGTTGTATTTTTTGCGTATTTTTATGCTTCAATCGCATTCAACAGCAAAGATATAAGTGAAAATCTTAAAAAGCAAGGTGGATTTATTCCAGGAGTTCGTCCAGGCGAACATACGTCTACATTTTTAAATGATGTTGCAAGTCGTTTAACATTTTGGGGCTCAATCTATTTAGGTATGGTTACCGTTGTTCCTTGGCTACTTACAAAATTTTTAGGCGTGCCTTTTTATTTCGGTGGCACATCTGTTCTTATCGTTGTTTCTGTTGCACTTGATACGATGAGACGAATTGAAGCTCAAATTTATATGAACAAATATAAAACTTTGAGTGCGATTGGTTTATAA
- the map gene encoding type I methionyl aminopeptidase, producing the protein MAIFFKTQKDIEGLRVANKIVAQTLDYVGDFLSNGMSLLEVDKKIDDFIRQHGAEPAFKGLYGFPNASCLSLNEVVIHGIPDERILKEGDILGVDIGTKIGGYFGDSARTFPIGKISKQDEDVIACSKDALYFAIKNIKVGMYFKELSAKIEKFILDRGFVPLMGYCGHGIGKRPHEEPEILNYLEGKNAKVGPKIKNGMVFCIEPMICQKDGYPVVAADNWAVTSRDGLRTSHYEHCIAVFNNKVEILSQA; encoded by the coding sequence ATGGCAATTTTTTTTAAAACACAAAAAGATATTGAAGGTTTGAGAGTGGCAAATAAAATTGTCGCTCAAACCTTAGATTATGTAGGTGATTTTTTGAGCAACGGTATGAGTTTGCTTGAAGTTGATAAAAAAATAGACGATTTTATACGTCAACATGGTGCCGAACCAGCCTTTAAAGGTCTTTACGGCTTTCCAAATGCATCTTGTTTATCTTTAAATGAAGTTGTAATTCATGGAATTCCGGATGAGAGAATTTTAAAAGAGGGTGATATTTTAGGTGTCGATATAGGTACTAAAATAGGTGGATATTTTGGCGATAGCGCGCGCACATTTCCTATTGGCAAAATTTCAAAACAAGATGAGGATGTAATTGCGTGCAGCAAAGATGCATTATATTTTGCTATAAAAAACATAAAAGTCGGAATGTATTTTAAAGAGTTAAGCGCAAAAATCGAAAAATTTATTCTTGATCGCGGTTTTGTACCATTAATGGGATATTGTGGGCATGGAATCGGCAAAAGACCGCATGAAGAGCCTGAAATTTTAAATTATTTGGAAGGCAAAAATGCTAAAGTCGGTCCGAAGATTAAAAATGGAATGGTATTTTGTATTGAGCCTATGATTTGCCAAAAAGATGGATATCCTGTCGTTGCCGCGGACAATTGGGCAGTTACAAGTAGAGATGGACTTAGAACCAGCCATTATGAACATTGTATAGCGGTTTTTAATAATAAAGTAGAAATTTTAAGTCAAGCATGA
- the ybaK gene encoding Cys-tRNA(Pro) deacylase produces MSHKTNAARFLDELGINYELKSYKVDPERIDAVHIAEDAGLDITQVYKTIVCKADNEFVVACLQGDLSLNLKELAKIAGAKRCELIAIKDLPKITGYIRGGCSPLAMKRKFRTFIDNKALLNDKIYISAGIRGLQIFLSSKDLAKATDALFCDISQA; encoded by the coding sequence ATGAGCCACAAAACAAATGCCGCACGCTTTTTGGATGAACTTGGAATCAATTATGAACTGAAAAGTTATAAAGTTGATCCGGAACGCATTGATGCCGTGCATATCGCAGAAGATGCAGGACTTGATATTACGCAAGTTTATAAAACGATAGTTTGCAAAGCTGACAATGAATTTGTAGTTGCTTGTTTACAAGGTGATTTAAGCCTGAATCTGAAAGAACTTGCTAAAATTGCAGGCGCAAAACGTTGCGAATTAATCGCCATTAAGGATTTGCCAAAAATCACGGGATACATCAGAGGCGGCTGCTCTCCGCTTGCCATGAAGCGAAAATTTAGAACATTTATCGACAATAAAGCGCTTTTAAATGATAAAATTTATATAAGCGCAGGAATTCGCGGTCTTCAAATTTTTTTATCTTCAAAGGATTTAGCAAAAGCTACAGACGCACTTTTCTGTGATATTTCTCAAGCATAA